The proteins below are encoded in one region of Streptomyces ficellus:
- a CDS encoding urease accessory protein UreF, whose translation MSRAALLVLADGRFPAGGHAHSGGAEPAVKAGRLRDARDLEAFCRGRLHTTGLTSAALAAAAATGHDPVALDEAADARTPSAALRATARRLGRQMLRAARATWPSPELDALARTFPRGAHQPIVLGLAARTAGLAPEDAAHCVAYETVGGPATAAVRLLGLDPFHATAVLARLAPDMDQVAERAAKAARDGIDALPAASAPLLDITAEQHAAWPVRLFAS comes from the coding sequence ATGTCACGAGCAGCACTCCTCGTCCTCGCCGACGGCCGGTTCCCCGCGGGCGGGCACGCCCACTCCGGCGGAGCCGAACCGGCCGTCAAGGCGGGCCGCCTGCGAGACGCCCGCGACCTGGAGGCCTTCTGCCGGGGCCGCCTGCACACCACCGGGCTCACCTCCGCCGCCCTGGCGGCCGCGGCGGCCACCGGCCACGACCCCGTGGCGCTCGACGAGGCAGCCGACGCCCGCACCCCGTCAGCCGCGCTGCGCGCCACCGCCCGCAGGCTCGGCCGCCAGATGCTGCGGGCCGCCCGCGCCACCTGGCCGTCCCCCGAACTGGACGCCCTCGCGCGGACCTTCCCGCGCGGCGCCCACCAGCCGATCGTCCTCGGGCTGGCCGCCCGCACCGCGGGCCTCGCCCCCGAGGACGCCGCCCACTGCGTCGCGTACGAGACGGTCGGCGGCCCCGCCACGGCCGCCGTCCGCCTCCTCGGCCTCGACCCCTTCCACGCCACCGCCGTCCTCGCCCGCCTGGCGCCCGACATGGACCAGGTCGCCGAGCGGGCCGCGAAAGCCGCCCGCGACGGCATCGACGCGCTGCCCGCCGCCTCCGCGCCGCTGCTCGACATCACCGCCGAACAGCACGCGGCCTGGCCCGTACGCCTCTTCGCCTCCTGA
- the ureG gene encoding urease accessory protein UreG → MHLDHGHHGHTAVGADAHRPDGTRRALRIGLGGPVGSGKTATVAALCRELRDQLSLAVVTNDIYTREDAEFLLRNAVLPPERIQAVETGACPHTAIRDDISANLEAVEDLEDAVGPLDLILVESGGDNLTATFSRGLVDAQIFVIDVAGGDDIPRKGGPGVTTADLLVVNKTDLAPYVGSDLERMARDAKEQRGDLPVAFTSLTGEQGVAPVAAWVRERLAAWTTAG, encoded by the coding sequence ATGCACCTCGACCACGGCCACCACGGCCACACCGCCGTCGGCGCCGACGCCCACCGCCCCGACGGCACCCGCCGCGCCCTGCGCATCGGCCTCGGCGGGCCGGTCGGCTCCGGCAAGACCGCCACCGTCGCCGCCCTCTGCCGCGAACTGCGCGACCAGTTGTCCCTCGCCGTCGTCACCAACGACATCTACACCCGCGAGGACGCCGAGTTCCTGCTGCGCAACGCGGTCCTGCCGCCCGAGCGCATCCAGGCCGTGGAGACCGGCGCCTGCCCGCACACCGCGATCCGCGACGACATCTCCGCCAACCTCGAAGCCGTCGAGGACCTGGAGGACGCGGTCGGTCCCCTCGACCTCATCCTGGTCGAGTCCGGCGGCGACAACCTCACCGCCACCTTCTCCAGGGGCTTGGTCGACGCGCAGATCTTCGTCATCGACGTCGCGGGCGGCGACGACATCCCGCGCAAGGGCGGCCCCGGCGTCACCACCGCCGACCTCCTCGTCGTCAACAAGACCGACCTCGCCCCCTACGTCGGCTCCGACCTGGAGCGGATGGCGCGGGACGCCAAGGAGCAGCGCGGCGACCTGCCCGTCGCGTTCACCTCGCTCACCGGCGAGCAGGGGGTCGCCCCGGTCGCCGCGTGGGTACGGGAGCGGCTCGCCGCCTGGACCACCGCCGGATGA
- a CDS encoding urease accessory protein UreD gives MSVRATARIVADADGGLPVLVSDGPLALRRTRATGPYTRVTVVGAMTAPLGGDRLAVEAEVRDGGRLTVDAAAATVALPGRDAGRARYDVRLTVGRGAELRWLPEQLVSAQGSDLHTRTTADLAAGARLVLREEQVLGRHGEQPGTLTSRLTVRRAGRLLLDQELSYGPGAPGGWDGGAVLGGHRAVGQLLLVDEAFGERPVEPRLIGDTAALTPLAGPAALVTAVAQDALRLRRVLDEALASFR, from the coding sequence ATGAGCGTCCGCGCCACCGCCCGGATCGTCGCCGACGCGGACGGCGGCCTGCCGGTCCTGGTCAGCGACGGGCCGCTCGCCCTGCGCCGCACCCGCGCCACCGGCCCGTACACCCGCGTCACCGTCGTGGGCGCCATGACCGCGCCGCTCGGCGGCGACCGGCTGGCCGTCGAGGCGGAGGTGCGCGACGGGGGGCGGCTGACGGTCGACGCGGCGGCGGCGACGGTCGCCCTGCCGGGCCGTGACGCGGGCCGGGCGCGCTACGACGTGCGCCTGACGGTCGGCAGGGGCGCGGAGCTGCGCTGGCTGCCCGAGCAACTGGTCTCCGCCCAGGGCTCGGACCTCCACACCCGTACGACGGCCGACCTGGCCGCAGGCGCCCGCCTGGTCCTGCGCGAGGAACAGGTCCTGGGCCGGCACGGCGAACAGCCCGGCACCCTCACCAGCCGCCTCACCGTCCGCCGCGCCGGGCGCCTGCTGCTGGACCAGGAACTCAGCTACGGTCCGGGGGCGCCGGGCGGCTGGGACGGGGGAGCGGTGCTGGGAGGGCACCGGGCTGTCGGCCAGCTCCTGCTGGTGGACGAGGCCTTCGGTGAGCGGCCGGTCGAGCCCCGGCTCATCGGGGACACCGCCGCGCTCACCCCACTGGCCGGGCCCGCCGCGCTGGTCACGGCGGTCGCCCAGGACGCGCTGCGGCTGCGGCGCGTCCTGGACGAGGCGCTGGCGTCGTTTCGCTGA
- a CDS encoding DUF4190 domain-containing protein has protein sequence MAGYGTSSAHGQSQSRTNGLAIAGLVCGIVGVLFFHIILGPLAIIFGAIALRQAPVKNGAGMAKAAIVLGIIDLVVFGILLAVAASTGGFTWYVGG, from the coding sequence ATGGCCGGTTACGGCACCAGCAGCGCGCACGGGCAGTCGCAGTCCCGCACCAACGGCCTCGCCATCGCCGGACTCGTCTGCGGCATCGTCGGTGTGCTGTTCTTCCACATCATCCTCGGGCCGCTCGCCATCATCTTCGGTGCGATCGCCCTCCGGCAGGCGCCGGTCAAGAACGGCGCGGGCATGGCGAAGGCCGCGATCGTCCTCGGCATCATCGACCTGGTGGTCTTCGGCATCCTGCTCGCCGTGGCCGCCTCCACCGGCGGCTTCACCTGGTACGTCGGCGGCTGA
- a CDS encoding lysophospholipid acyltransferase family protein produces the protein MFYYLLKHVLLGPVLRLLFRPRTEGLEHIPEDGAAIVAGNHLSFSDHFLMPVVLRRRITFLAKQEYFTGPGIKGRLTAAFFRSAGQIPVDRSGKEAGQAAIREGLGVLGRGELLGIYPEGTRSHDGRLYKGKVGVAVMALRAGVPVVPCAMVGTFEIQPPGQVVPKIKRVRIRFGEPLDFSRYAGMENDKAVLRAVTDEIMYRILALSGQEYVDDYAANVKEAQQADQARKFGRFRR, from the coding sequence GTGTTCTACTACCTGCTCAAGCACGTCCTCCTCGGGCCGGTGCTGCGGCTGTTGTTCCGGCCGAGGACCGAGGGGCTGGAGCACATCCCCGAGGACGGCGCCGCGATCGTGGCGGGCAACCACCTGTCCTTCTCGGACCACTTCCTGATGCCGGTCGTGCTCCGGCGGCGCATCACCTTCCTCGCGAAGCAGGAGTACTTCACCGGCCCCGGGATCAAGGGCCGTCTGACCGCGGCGTTCTTCCGCAGTGCCGGTCAGATCCCGGTCGACCGCTCCGGCAAGGAGGCCGGCCAGGCGGCGATCCGCGAGGGGCTCGGGGTGCTGGGCAGGGGTGAACTGCTCGGGATCTACCCGGAGGGCACGCGCTCGCACGACGGGCGGCTCTACAAGGGCAAGGTCGGCGTCGCGGTGATGGCCCTGAGGGCGGGTGTCCCGGTGGTGCCGTGCGCCATGGTGGGGACCTTCGAGATCCAGCCGCCCGGCCAGGTCGTGCCCAAGATCAAGCGGGTGCGGATCCGGTTCGGCGAACCCCTGGACTTCTCCCGGTACGCGGGGATGGAGAACGACAAGGCGGTGCTGCGTGCCGTCACCGACGAGATCATGTACCGGATCCTCGCCCTCTCCGGCCAGGAGTACGTGGACGACTACGCGGCCAACGTGAAGGAAGCCCAACAGGCCGATCAAGCACGGAAGTTCGGGCGCTTCCGGCGCTGA
- a CDS encoding VOC family protein produces the protein MTVPKNSVLVLDSAEPEALAEFYAGLLGARTRRGTDPDFIEVAGNDGVRVAVRRDHGYAPPSWPRPDDSQQAHLHILVAEDDMDEAEREAVSLGARPVETRDNSGPRDVRTYADPAGHSFSLVAREGRSAM, from the coding sequence ATGACCGTACCCAAGAACAGCGTCCTGGTCCTGGACAGCGCCGAGCCCGAGGCCCTCGCGGAGTTCTACGCGGGACTCCTCGGCGCCCGCACCCGACGGGGGACCGACCCCGACTTCATCGAGGTGGCCGGCAACGACGGCGTCCGCGTCGCCGTCCGCCGCGACCACGGCTACGCCCCGCCGAGCTGGCCCCGCCCCGACGACTCACAACAGGCCCACCTGCACATCCTGGTGGCCGAGGACGACATGGACGAGGCGGAGCGCGAGGCCGTCAGCCTCGGCGCCCGGCCGGTGGAGACCAGGGACAACTCCGGCCCCCGCGACGTGCGCACGTACGCCGACCCGGCCGGCCACTCCTTCTCCCTGGTCGCCAGGGAAGGCCGTTCCGCGATGTGA
- the lanKC gene encoding class III lanthionine synthetase LanKC, which produces MIKGYAAFCDADRHFYDAPYRLSTEGTDRRGAQYAAALAPVPEGWHRHRSGDWLALRPVDHALPAQGWKIHVSACLDNAEPVLERVREYCLARGVAFKFVPSRYLLHTRNAKYADRAASGKFITVYPADDERCHRIADDLAALLAGEPGPYILSDLRWGQGPVHVRYGSFTRRHCYGENGELCPAVERPDGRLVPDLRGPVFQIPDWIDPPAFLRPHLDARAAVTVTDLPYTVDSALHFSNGGGVYVGHDRRTGEKVVLKEARPHAGLAADGADAVTRLRREQTALERLAGLPYTPEVKGTFVVGDHHFLAMEFLEGKPLNTFFARRHPLIEADPTPESLADYTAWALRIHRLVEEAVDAVHARGVVFNDLHLFNIMVSEDETSVALLDFEAAAHIDEGRRQTVANPAFVAPPDRRGFAVDRYALACLRIALFLPLTSLFPLDPGKARHLADIAAEQFPVPRAFLDEAVAEIAGESASGPYLPVEPGDWPHSRDSMARAVLTSATPEREDRYFPGDIAQFASAGGGLTFGYGTAGVLYALAETGAQPCAEAEEWLLRRTKEPESGTPVGFYDGLAGVAWALDRLGHPERALELAELTLRRPWEDIAPDLHSGLAGVGLALDALGMRDAALRCADLVAGALPGISRAGLLYGASGPALLFLRLYERTGDSGLLDLAADALRRDLDRCVTSAGGTLQVDEGWRTMPYLGAGSVGIGMVLDDYAAHREDAAFDRARRDIVRAAQATFYAQPGLFRGAAGMVLHLSRTTAPGPGTGPSDVRRQIDALARHAVPYQGHLAFPGEQMMRLSMDLATGTAGCLLALGSAASDGHAHLPFLPPLRRPTSRPHPGAVTKHTVPMKERN; this is translated from the coding sequence GTGATCAAGGGCTACGCCGCCTTCTGCGACGCGGACCGCCACTTCTACGACGCGCCGTACCGGCTGTCCACGGAGGGCACCGACCGCAGGGGCGCGCAGTACGCGGCGGCACTGGCGCCCGTACCGGAAGGGTGGCACCGGCACCGCAGCGGTGACTGGCTGGCCCTGCGCCCCGTCGACCACGCGCTGCCCGCCCAGGGCTGGAAGATCCACGTGTCGGCCTGCCTGGACAACGCCGAACCGGTGCTGGAGCGGGTACGGGAGTACTGCCTCGCCCGCGGCGTCGCCTTCAAGTTCGTGCCGAGCCGCTACCTGCTGCACACCCGCAACGCCAAGTACGCCGACCGGGCCGCCAGCGGCAAGTTCATCACCGTCTACCCGGCGGATGACGAGCGGTGCCACCGGATCGCCGACGACCTGGCCGCGCTCCTGGCCGGCGAGCCCGGCCCGTACATCCTCAGCGACCTCCGCTGGGGCCAGGGCCCGGTGCACGTCCGCTACGGCAGCTTCACCCGGCGGCACTGCTACGGCGAGAACGGCGAACTGTGCCCGGCCGTCGAGCGCCCCGACGGGCGGCTCGTCCCCGACCTGCGCGGCCCCGTCTTCCAGATACCCGACTGGATCGACCCGCCCGCCTTCCTCCGCCCCCACCTCGACGCACGCGCCGCCGTCACGGTCACCGACCTCCCGTACACCGTCGACAGCGCCCTGCACTTCTCCAACGGCGGCGGGGTGTACGTCGGCCACGACCGCCGCACCGGCGAGAAGGTCGTCCTCAAGGAGGCGCGCCCGCACGCCGGCCTGGCCGCCGACGGAGCCGACGCGGTGACCCGGCTGCGCCGCGAGCAGACCGCCCTGGAACGGCTCGCCGGACTGCCGTACACCCCCGAGGTCAAGGGCACGTTCGTCGTCGGCGACCACCACTTCCTGGCGATGGAGTTCCTGGAGGGCAAGCCCCTCAACACCTTCTTCGCCCGCCGCCACCCCCTCATCGAGGCCGACCCGACACCCGAGTCCCTCGCCGACTACACCGCGTGGGCGCTGCGGATCCACCGGCTCGTCGAGGAGGCCGTCGACGCCGTGCACGCCCGGGGCGTCGTCTTCAACGACCTGCACCTGTTCAACATCATGGTGTCCGAGGACGAGACGTCCGTGGCGCTCCTCGACTTCGAGGCCGCCGCCCACATCGACGAGGGACGGCGCCAGACCGTCGCCAACCCGGCGTTCGTCGCCCCGCCCGACCGGCGCGGCTTCGCCGTCGACCGGTACGCCCTCGCCTGCCTGCGCATCGCCCTGTTCCTCCCGCTGACCAGCCTCTTCCCGCTGGACCCGGGGAAGGCGAGGCACCTGGCCGACATCGCCGCCGAGCAGTTCCCGGTGCCGCGCGCCTTCCTCGACGAGGCGGTCGCCGAGATCGCCGGAGAGTCCGCGAGCGGCCCCTACCTGCCCGTCGAACCCGGCGACTGGCCGCACAGCCGCGATTCCATGGCACGCGCCGTGCTGACCTCCGCCACACCGGAGCGCGAGGACCGGTACTTCCCCGGGGACATCGCCCAGTTCGCCTCCGCGGGCGGCGGACTGACCTTCGGCTACGGCACCGCCGGCGTCCTGTACGCCCTCGCCGAGACGGGCGCGCAACCCTGCGCGGAGGCCGAGGAGTGGCTGCTGCGCCGCACCAAGGAACCCGAGTCCGGCACCCCCGTCGGCTTCTACGACGGCCTCGCCGGCGTCGCCTGGGCCCTCGACCGCCTCGGCCACCCCGAACGCGCCCTGGAACTGGCCGAACTGACCCTCCGGCGGCCCTGGGAGGACATCGCGCCCGACCTGCACAGCGGGCTCGCGGGCGTCGGCCTCGCCCTGGACGCGCTCGGCATGCGCGACGCCGCCCTGCGCTGCGCGGACCTCGTCGCCGGCGCCCTCCCCGGCATCTCCCGCGCCGGACTGCTGTACGGCGCGTCCGGCCCCGCGCTGCTCTTCCTCCGGCTGTACGAACGCACCGGCGACAGCGGCCTGCTCGACCTGGCCGCCGACGCGCTGCGGCGCGACCTCGACCGGTGCGTCACCAGCGCGGGCGGCACCCTCCAGGTCGATGAGGGATGGCGGACCATGCCGTACCTCGGCGCCGGGAGCGTCGGCATCGGCATGGTGCTCGACGACTACGCCGCCCACCGCGAGGACGCCGCCTTCGACCGCGCCCGGCGCGACATCGTCCGGGCCGCCCAGGCCACGTTCTACGCCCAGCCCGGGCTGTTCCGGGGCGCGGCCGGCATGGTGCTGCACCTGAGCCGCACCACCGCGCCCGGCCCGGGCACCGGCCCCTCCGACGTACGGCGCCAGATCGACGCCCTCGCCCGGCACGCCGTGCCGTACCAGGGCCATCTGGCCTTCCCCGGCGAGCAGATGATGCGGCTGTCCATGGACCTCGCCACGGGCACCGCGGGCTGTCTGCTCGCCCTCGGCAGCGCCGCGTCCGACGGACACGCGCACCTGCCGTTCCTCCCGCCGCTCCGGCGGCCCACGAGCCGGCCCCATCCAGGGGCCGTGACCAAGCACACCGTCCCCATGAAGGAAAGGAACTGA
- a CDS encoding SapB/AmfS family lanthipeptide → MSLLDLQSMETPKEEATGDVATGSRASLLLCGDSSLSVTTCN, encoded by the coding sequence ATGTCGCTTCTCGACCTGCAGTCGATGGAGACCCCGAAGGAAGAGGCCACGGGCGACGTCGCCACGGGCAGCCGCGCGAGCCTCCTGCTCTGCGGCGACAGCAGCCTGAGCGTCACCACCTGTAACTGA
- a CDS encoding ATP-binding cassette domain-containing protein encodes MTSAPHPEATPRPPAPPPPPTAEAPAPAPGPGPAGTQPRGADRVLRGAVRHSGGRAAAVLLCSLAAALAALAEPAVLGRSLDLLLAGSPDAPRWVALCTTLIAAEVALDALVALLTGTTNARTTAWLRHRALGRLLTASPHHAAARFAPGDLATRLTANATDAGTFPATAAAALATVVPPLGALAALLLIDLWTAAAFLAGVPLLVLLLRAFARSSSDTVSRYQRVQAAMADRLVEALSGARTIAAAGTTAREQRRVLAPLPELAAEGRTMWLVHGRAVARSSVLMPLLVCVVLAVGGARLASGDLGVGELVAASRYAALAAGVGAVASALGALVRGRAAARRTGELLALTAVPHGRQALPAGGTGTLELRDVTVVRDGTAVLSGVDLRVPGGATAAVVGRSGAGKSLLAAVAGRLADPDDGCVLLDGVRLDRLAPRELRREVGYAFSRPALFGTTVGEAIAFGADPAGPAAVRDAARAAGADGFVERLPDGYDTRLSDAPLSGGEFQRLGLARAFAHAGRLLILDDAMSGLDTVTQRQVERALTEDVRPGTRLVVAHRLSSAARADLVVWLEEGRVRAVGPHRTLWRDPAYRAVFAPPGTEDA; translated from the coding sequence ATGACCTCCGCGCCGCACCCGGAAGCCACCCCCCGACCGCCCGCGCCACCGCCGCCCCCCACGGCCGAGGCACCGGCCCCGGCACCCGGCCCCGGCCCCGCCGGAACGCAACCTCGGGGAGCGGACCGCGTGCTGCGGGGCGCCGTCCGGCACAGCGGCGGACGCGCCGCGGCCGTACTGCTCTGCTCCCTGGCCGCCGCGCTGGCCGCCCTCGCCGAACCCGCCGTCCTCGGGCGCAGCCTCGACCTGCTGCTCGCCGGCTCGCCCGACGCACCCCGCTGGGTCGCCCTGTGCACCACGCTGATCGCCGCCGAGGTGGCCCTCGACGCCCTGGTGGCCCTGCTGACCGGCACCACCAACGCCCGCACCACCGCCTGGCTCCGGCACCGCGCCCTCGGCCGGCTGCTCACCGCCTCCCCCCACCACGCGGCGGCCCGCTTCGCCCCCGGCGACCTGGCCACCCGGCTCACCGCCAACGCCACCGATGCCGGCACGTTCCCCGCGACCGCCGCGGCCGCGCTCGCCACGGTCGTCCCACCGCTCGGCGCCCTGGCCGCCCTGCTCCTGATCGACCTGTGGACCGCGGCGGCGTTCCTGGCCGGGGTCCCGCTGCTCGTGCTGCTCCTGAGGGCCTTCGCCCGCAGCTCGTCCGACACCGTCTCCCGCTACCAGCGCGTGCAGGCGGCCATGGCGGACCGGCTCGTCGAGGCCCTGTCCGGCGCCCGGACGATCGCCGCCGCCGGCACCACCGCGCGCGAACAGCGGCGCGTCCTCGCCCCCCTGCCCGAACTCGCCGCCGAGGGAAGGACGATGTGGCTCGTCCACGGCCGGGCCGTCGCCCGCAGCAGCGTCCTCATGCCGCTGCTGGTGTGCGTCGTCCTCGCTGTCGGCGGCGCCCGGCTGGCCTCCGGCGACCTGGGCGTCGGCGAACTGGTGGCGGCCTCGCGGTACGCCGCGCTCGCCGCGGGCGTCGGCGCGGTCGCCTCGGCCCTCGGCGCCCTGGTCCGCGGCCGCGCCGCCGCCCGCCGCACCGGCGAGCTCCTCGCCCTGACGGCGGTCCCGCACGGCCGTCAGGCCCTCCCCGCCGGCGGCACGGGCACCCTCGAACTGCGTGACGTCACGGTCGTGCGCGACGGCACGGCCGTGCTGAGCGGCGTCGACCTGCGGGTGCCCGGCGGGGCGACGGCCGCCGTGGTCGGCCGGTCCGGCGCGGGCAAGTCCCTGCTCGCGGCCGTCGCGGGCCGGCTCGCCGACCCCGACGACGGGTGCGTCCTGCTCGACGGCGTACGCCTGGACCGCCTCGCCCCGCGGGAGTTGCGCCGCGAGGTGGGGTACGCCTTCAGCCGGCCCGCCCTGTTCGGCACGACCGTGGGCGAGGCCATCGCGTTCGGCGCCGACCCGGCGGGCCCGGCCGCGGTGCGGGACGCCGCGCGGGCGGCCGGCGCGGACGGGTTCGTCGAACGGCTCCCCGACGGCTACGACACGCGCCTTTCCGACGCCCCGCTCTCGGGCGGCGAGTTCCAGCGGCTCGGGCTCGCCCGGGCGTTCGCCCACGCGGGGCGGCTGCTGATCCTCGACGACGCCATGTCCGGCCTGGACACGGTCACCCAGCGGCAGGTCGAGCGGGCACTGACCGAGGACGTCCGGCCGGGCACCCGGCTCGTCGTCGCCCACCGGCTGTCCTCCGCCGCCCGGGCGGACCTGGTGGTCTGGCTGGAGGAGGGCCGGGTGCGCGCCGTCGGGCCGCACCGGACGCTGTGGCGGGACCCCGCCTACCGGGCCGTGTTCGCCCCGCCCGGCACGGAGGACGCATGA
- a CDS encoding ATP-binding cassette domain-containing protein has protein sequence MTARPVLAQGRTFLLRRRRDLLRLAGWSLLESAHTFLGGYGVARALDDGFLAGRTGSGLLWLAVAAAGTLLGGLAVRGVFGGLAGLVEPLRDGLVRRAVSQSLATAVADPARAEGEAGSRAVSRLTHQTEIARDSFAGLVLTARSFVFTALGALAGLASLEPALTLVVLPPLLLGLGLFLATLAPMAAVQRAFLDADEALAERVGAVGAGLRDVVACGGERYAAAETGRLIDAGARLSRRLARWAAVRTLALGAAGRLPVVALLLATPWLLRGGVTAGTLLGALTYLVQALLPALDALMTALGAAGTRLLVVLERFTGDAPAPPPAPAAAPALPGPRHLARPAAELRGVTFAYGPGAKPVLDGLDLVVEPGEHLAVVGPSGIGKSTLTGLLAGLLAPSTGTVTVAGAVALLPQQAYVFTGTVLDNLRYLRPDATPAEVRRAVDALGLAPLVRRLGGPDAVIDPRRLSHGERQRLALGRAYLSPAPLLLLDEATCHLDPATEEHAERALAARPGTLVVVAHRITSAVRADRVLVLDGDRAQCAPHGELLERSGLYRDLAGLWRPGAA, from the coding sequence ATGACGGCGCGCCCGGTCCTGGCCCAGGGGCGGACCTTCCTGCTGCGGCGCAGGCGCGACCTGCTGCGCCTGGCCGGCTGGTCCCTGCTGGAGTCCGCCCACACCTTCCTCGGCGGCTACGGCGTCGCCCGTGCCCTGGACGACGGGTTCCTCGCCGGGCGCACCGGCTCCGGACTGCTGTGGCTGGCCGTGGCCGCCGCCGGGACCCTGCTCGGCGGGCTCGCCGTACGCGGCGTGTTCGGCGGGCTCGCGGGCCTGGTCGAGCCGCTGCGCGACGGCCTGGTCCGGCGGGCCGTGTCGCAGTCCCTCGCGACGGCGGTGGCGGACCCGGCGCGCGCCGAGGGCGAGGCGGGCAGCAGGGCCGTCTCCCGGCTCACCCACCAGACCGAGATCGCCCGCGACAGCTTCGCCGGGCTCGTCCTGACCGCCCGGTCCTTCGTCTTCACCGCCCTGGGCGCGCTGGCCGGCCTGGCCTCCCTGGAACCCGCGCTGACCCTGGTCGTCCTGCCGCCGCTGCTGCTGGGCCTGGGGCTGTTCCTCGCCACGCTGGCGCCCATGGCCGCCGTGCAGCGGGCGTTCCTCGACGCCGACGAGGCGCTGGCGGAGCGGGTCGGCGCCGTCGGCGCGGGCCTGCGGGACGTCGTCGCGTGCGGGGGCGAGCGGTACGCGGCCGCCGAGACCGGCCGGCTGATCGACGCGGGGGCCCGGCTCTCGCGGCGCCTGGCGCGATGGGCGGCCGTGCGCACGCTCGCCCTGGGCGCGGCGGGCCGCCTCCCGGTCGTCGCGCTGCTGCTGGCGACCCCGTGGCTGCTGCGCGGCGGGGTCACCGCGGGCACCCTGCTCGGCGCCCTCACCTACCTCGTCCAGGCGCTGCTGCCGGCCCTGGACGCGCTGATGACCGCGCTCGGGGCGGCCGGGACGCGGCTCCTCGTGGTCCTGGAGCGGTTCACCGGCGACGCGCCCGCCCCGCCCCCGGCGCCCGCCGCCGCCCCCGCCCTCCCCGGGCCCCGCCACCTCGCGCGGCCCGCCGCCGAACTGCGGGGCGTGACCTTCGCGTACGGCCCCGGGGCGAAGCCCGTACTGGACGGCCTCGACCTGGTCGTCGAACCGGGGGAGCACCTCGCGGTGGTGGGCCCGAGCGGTATCGGCAAGTCGACCCTGACCGGGCTCCTCGCCGGGCTCCTCGCGCCGAGCACCGGCACGGTCACGGTGGCCGGCGCGGTCGCGCTGCTGCCCCAGCAGGCGTACGTCTTCACCGGTACCGTCCTCGACAACCTGCGCTACCTGCGCCCCGACGCCACCCCGGCCGAGGTCCGCCGGGCGGTCGACGCGCTCGGGCTCGCCCCCCTCGTCCGGCGGCTCGGCGGCCCGGACGCGGTGATCGACCCGCGCCGGCTGTCGCACGGTGAGCGCCAGAGGCTGGCGCTCGGCCGCGCCTACCTGTCGCCCGCCCCCCTCCTCCTGCTGGACGAGGCCACCTGCCACCTGGACCCCGCCACCGAGGAGCACGCCGAGCGCGCGCTGGCCGCCCGCCCCGGCACGCTCGTCGTGGTCGCCCACCGCATCACGTCCGCCGTACGGGCCGACCGGGTGCTGGTCCTGGACGGCGACCGGGCCCAGTGCGCCCCGCACGGCGAGCTGCTGGAGCGGTCCGGCCTGTACCGGGACCTCGCCGGGCTGTGGCGGCCCGGCGCTGCCTGA
- a CDS encoding DNA-binding response regulator — protein MTRVLVLHSVGLLRSALEALLRTEGAFDVFSAGWRAANRHAESLRPDVCVVDLDCPGAGALLDGEAGADRELLGARTALLVLASAGRPGALRRAFEARALGFVDKHGSPHRLVRGIHKVAEGERFVDESLAFGFLEASRMPLTARELSVLARAAEGESIAEIARGLHLSNGTVRNYMASATRKVGARNRIDAIRISQGAGWV, from the coding sequence ATGACCAGAGTGCTCGTACTGCACAGCGTCGGTCTGCTGAGATCCGCGCTGGAGGCACTGCTGAGGACCGAGGGGGCGTTCGACGTGTTCTCGGCGGGCTGGCGCGCCGCCAACCGCCACGCCGAGTCGTTACGGCCGGACGTGTGCGTGGTCGACCTCGACTGTCCGGGGGCGGGGGCTCTCCTGGACGGCGAGGCGGGGGCCGACCGGGAGCTGCTGGGCGCGCGCACGGCGCTGCTGGTCCTGGCGTCGGCCGGACGGCCCGGGGCGCTGCGCCGGGCGTTCGAGGCGAGGGCGCTGGGGTTCGTCGACAAGCACGGCTCCCCGCACCGGCTGGTGCGGGGCATCCACAAGGTCGCCGAGGGCGAGCGGTTCGTGGACGAGTCGCTCGCCTTCGGCTTTCTGGAGGCGTCCCGGATGCCGCTCACCGCGCGGGAGCTGAGCGTGCTGGCCCGGGCGGCGGAGGGCGAGTCGATCGCGGAGATAGCGCGGGGCCTGCACCTGTCGAACGGGACGGTGCGCAACTACATGGCCTCGGCCACCCGCAAGGTCGGCGCCCGCAACCGAATAGACGCGATCCGTATATCGCAGGGCGCGGGATGGGTGTGA